Proteins from one Legionella taurinensis genomic window:
- the tolB gene encoding Tol-Pal system beta propeller repeat protein TolB, with amino-acid sequence MLFFAACSGGVFALDLELTQGINSALPIAINSFGYDSAGSELTTIINHDLQLSGQFKIIPTPPGLPDGAQGVSILRGAGADSVLTGRVSKLGFNRYDVSFDLIDAVANGRLLTKSFQVGSNDIRALAHHISDLVYEKLTGERGVFSTRIAYVLVQRNSGRPRYSLEVADADGFNPQSLLVSPEPIMSPSWSPDGRQIAYVSFEKKKAQIFIVSVETGKRRLVTDFTGINGAPAWSPDGNQLAVVLSKSGSAKIYTVDLSSGRLKQLTFGDAIDTEPRFAPDGRSLLFTSGRGGSPQVYRLSLADGNVSRVTYDGSYNARASYTPDQRHIVMLHKEQDSRFNIGVQDENGRVTQVTFATLDESPSISPNGRLILYATRHNDKGVLGIVSLDGRIHMRLPAREGDVQEPAWSPFLG; translated from the coding sequence ATGCTATTTTTCGCTGCCTGTTCGGGTGGTGTCTTCGCACTCGATCTTGAGTTAACCCAAGGGATAAACTCGGCTTTACCCATTGCTATTAATTCCTTTGGCTATGACAGTGCCGGCTCTGAGCTGACCACGATCATTAACCATGATTTGCAGTTGTCTGGCCAGTTTAAAATCATTCCTACACCGCCGGGACTGCCTGACGGTGCACAAGGGGTGAGCATTCTTCGCGGCGCCGGTGCTGACAGCGTATTGACCGGACGGGTCAGCAAACTGGGTTTTAACCGCTATGATGTCAGTTTTGATTTGATTGACGCGGTAGCCAATGGACGTCTGTTAACCAAAAGTTTTCAGGTGGGCAGCAACGACATCCGGGCTTTGGCGCACCATATCAGCGATTTGGTCTATGAAAAATTGACCGGTGAGCGCGGTGTGTTCTCTACCCGCATTGCTTATGTGCTGGTGCAACGCAACAGTGGACGTCCCCGTTATTCTCTGGAGGTGGCGGATGCCGATGGGTTTAATCCCCAGAGTCTGCTGGTTTCCCCTGAGCCCATTATGTCGCCTTCCTGGTCGCCGGATGGACGGCAAATTGCTTATGTGTCGTTTGAAAAGAAAAAGGCGCAGATATTTATTGTTTCTGTTGAAACGGGTAAGCGGCGTCTGGTGACTGATTTCACCGGTATTAACGGGGCGCCTGCCTGGTCGCCTGACGGCAATCAGTTGGCCGTTGTGCTTTCAAAAAGCGGCAGTGCTAAAATTTACACTGTCGACTTGTCCTCTGGCCGTTTAAAACAGCTGACCTTTGGGGATGCCATTGATACCGAACCTCGTTTTGCTCCGGATGGACGCAGCCTGCTGTTTACCTCGGGACGCGGCGGTTCGCCTCAGGTTTATCGCCTGTCACTGGCCGATGGCAATGTGTCACGTGTCACGTATGACGGCAGCTACAATGCGCGTGCTTCCTATACCCCGGATCAACGGCACATTGTCATGCTGCATAAAGAACAGGACAGCCGTTTCAATATCGGCGTCCAGGACGAAAATGGCCGTGTCACGCAGGTGACTTTCGCCACCCTGGATGAATCCCCCTCCATTTCCCCAAATGGGCGGTTGATTCTTTACGCCACGCGTCATAATGACAAGGGTGTATTAGGTATCGTTTCTCTCGATGGCCGTATTCACATGCGTTTACCGGCACGTGAAGGCGATGTGCAGGAGCCAGCCTGGTCACCGTTTTTAGGCTAA
- a CDS encoding YbgC/FadM family acyl-CoA thioesterase: protein MSYQSSFRVYAEDTDMMGIVYHANFLCFFERARTEMLREKNWSLTRMAAEHDRHFVISDVRMQFLHPAKLDDLLLVSSDIVKRSSCSVLFEQSLRNQHNTLLCEAQVKVVCVDSAMKIQRIPPHYN from the coding sequence ATGAGTTATCAAAGCAGCTTTCGCGTTTATGCTGAAGACACGGACATGATGGGCATTGTTTATCATGCCAATTTTCTTTGTTTTTTTGAACGGGCGCGAACCGAAATGTTGCGTGAAAAAAATTGGTCGTTAACCCGCATGGCGGCAGAGCATGACCGGCATTTTGTCATCAGCGACGTCAGGATGCAGTTTCTGCATCCGGCAAAGCTTGATGATTTGCTTTTAGTCAGCAGCGACATTGTTAAACGAAGTTCGTGCAGTGTTTTATTTGAACAAAGCCTGCGAAATCAGCATAATACTCTGCTTTGCGAGGCGCAGGTCAAGGTTGTCTGTGTCGACAGTGCAATGAAAATACAGCGTATACCGCCCCATTACAATTAA
- a CDS encoding GNAT family N-acetyltransferase produces the protein MLNFIITPIDDEYIDSYWSALDSVAREQHYLAFLKGPPLEMTRDFVKQNREGNWPHLIALHENEVIGWCDISALDRPVFAHSGSLGIGVRKGYRGMGVGKALLTEALRRAREKGLTRIELTVREHNKAAIALYQHVGFVLEGIHKNAVRIDGRYENHFSMALLFE, from the coding sequence ATGTTGAACTTTATCATTACCCCTATTGATGACGAATACATTGACAGTTACTGGTCCGCTCTCGATAGCGTGGCGCGCGAGCAGCACTACCTGGCTTTTCTTAAAGGCCCACCGCTTGAAATGACCCGCGATTTTGTCAAACAAAACAGGGAGGGGAACTGGCCGCACCTGATTGCTCTGCATGAAAATGAAGTCATCGGCTGGTGTGACATTTCAGCACTTGATCGCCCTGTCTTTGCTCATAGTGGGTCTCTGGGCATTGGGGTTCGAAAGGGGTATCGTGGCATGGGGGTGGGTAAGGCTCTGCTGACTGAAGCCCTGAGACGAGCACGTGAAAAAGGATTAACACGCATTGAGCTCACCGTGCGGGAACACAACAAAGCCGCCATCGCCCTTTATCAGCACGTTGGCTTTGTCCTCGAAGGTATTCATAAAAACGCCGTTCGCATTGATGGGCGGTATGAAAACCACTTCTCTATGGCGTTGCTTTTTGAGTAG
- a CDS encoding winged helix-turn-helix transcriptional regulator gives MKPSRRQNNCHYGCAVEAALDVIGNKWKGVILFHLLSGTKRFNELRRLIPSITQRMLTLQLRELEKDDVIHREVYAQVPPQS, from the coding sequence ATGAAACCCAGTCGACGACAAAATAATTGCCATTATGGTTGTGCTGTGGAAGCAGCGCTTGATGTCATTGGCAATAAATGGAAAGGGGTAATCCTTTTTCATTTGCTTTCGGGCACTAAACGATTTAATGAGCTCAGGCGTTTGATACCCAGCATTACGCAACGCATGTTAACCCTGCAATTGCGCGAACTGGAAAAAGACGACGTGATTCATCGCGAAGTTTATGCTCAAGTCCCCCCCCAAAGTTGA
- the adk gene encoding adenylate kinase yields the protein MRLMLLGGPGAGKGTQALKLINYFGIPQISTGDMLRSAIAAGTELGKNAKAIMDAGKLVSDEIIIALVKERLQQSDCRKGFLFDGFPRTIPQADALKTAGIKLDHVIEIAVPDSEIINRISGRRVHVASGRVYHVTFNPPLKAGLDDATGEPLIQRADDSEATIQKRLDVYHQQTEPLIDYYQSWANTRDPLAPRFHRVSGLGSVDTIFTNILSAINAKELSC from the coding sequence ATGCGTTTAATGCTGCTGGGTGGTCCGGGTGCTGGGAAAGGCACACAGGCCCTTAAATTAATCAATTACTTCGGCATCCCTCAAATATCCACCGGGGACATGTTGCGTTCTGCCATTGCCGCAGGAACTGAACTGGGTAAAAATGCCAAAGCAATCATGGACGCCGGCAAACTGGTTTCGGACGAAATCATTATCGCGCTCGTGAAGGAGCGCCTGCAACAAAGTGATTGCCGGAAAGGATTTCTGTTTGACGGGTTTCCTCGCACCATCCCTCAGGCTGATGCCTTGAAAACGGCCGGTATCAAACTGGATCACGTCATTGAAATCGCCGTACCCGACAGCGAAATCATTAATCGAATCAGCGGCAGGCGGGTTCATGTGGCCTCAGGCCGGGTTTATCATGTGACATTCAATCCCCCGCTTAAAGCAGGGCTGGATGATGCAACCGGTGAGCCGTTAATCCAGCGTGCGGATGATTCCGAAGCCACGATTCAAAAACGTCTCGATGTATACCACCAGCAAACCGAGCCTCTGATTGATTATTACCAGAGTTGGGCCAATACACGGGATCCACTGGCTCCACGATTCCATCGGGTGAGCGGGCTTGGAAGTGTCGACACTATTTTTACCAATATCCTCTCTGCCATTAATGCCAAGGAACTATCATGCTGA
- the ruvB gene encoding Holliday junction branch migration DNA helicase RuvB encodes MLESDRLISATPADSEEAIDRAIRPLSLKEYIGQDVVRSQMQIFIDAAKNRRDALDHVLIFGPPGLGKTTLANIISHELGVNLRQTSGPVLDKAGDLAAILTNLEENDVLFIDEIHRLSPLIEEILYPAMEDYKLDIMIGEGPAARSIKLELPPFTLVGATTRAGLLTSPLRDRFGIVQRLEFYPVDALTHIVSRSARLLKVQTDEEGAREIAMRSRGTPRIANRLLRRVRDYAEVKGNGRINRDVAHQALQMLDVDKLGFDVMDRKLLLTVIERFGGGPVGLDSIAAAIGEEKGTIEDVLEPFLIQQGYLMRTPRGRIATNVAYHHFGLQPVEHEL; translated from the coding sequence ATGCTCGAAAGTGATCGACTCATCAGCGCCACGCCCGCTGATTCCGAAGAAGCGATTGACCGCGCCATCCGCCCTTTAAGCCTTAAGGAATACATTGGCCAGGACGTCGTGCGCTCGCAGATGCAGATTTTTATTGACGCGGCTAAAAACCGTCGCGATGCCCTGGATCATGTCCTGATTTTTGGGCCTCCCGGGCTTGGTAAAACCACACTGGCCAATATTATTTCCCATGAACTGGGGGTGAATCTGCGCCAGACCTCAGGTCCCGTATTGGATAAAGCAGGCGATTTGGCCGCTATCCTCACCAACCTTGAAGAAAATGATGTGCTGTTTATTGATGAGATTCATCGCTTAAGCCCTCTGATTGAGGAAATCCTTTACCCTGCCATGGAAGACTACAAGCTGGATATCATGATTGGCGAGGGACCGGCCGCGCGCTCCATTAAGCTGGAATTGCCGCCATTTACGTTAGTCGGGGCCACGACCCGCGCCGGCCTTTTAACCTCACCCCTGCGTGATCGATTTGGTATTGTGCAACGCTTGGAATTTTATCCTGTCGATGCCTTAACCCACATTGTTTCCCGTTCCGCGCGGCTGCTCAAGGTTCAAACAGACGAAGAGGGCGCGCGTGAAATCGCCATGCGCTCACGGGGTACCCCACGGATTGCCAACCGGCTGTTGCGTCGTGTGCGCGATTATGCCGAAGTCAAAGGCAATGGCAGGATTAACCGCGATGTGGCGCATCAGGCTTTGCAAATGCTTGATGTCGATAAACTCGGTTTTGATGTTATGGATAGAAAATTACTGCTGACGGTCATCGAGCGTTTTGGCGGCGGCCCGGTGGGTTTAGACAGCATTGCCGCAGCGATTGGCGAAGAAAAAGGGACAATTGAAGATGTTCTTGAACCTTTTCTTATCCAGCAAGGCTATCTCATGCGAACGCCTCGCGGTAGAATAGCGACCAATGTGGCCTATCACCATTTTGGCCTGCAACCGGTTGAGCATGAGTTATAA
- a CDS encoding winged helix-turn-helix transcriptional regulator → MLKSPPKVEYSLTEYGAQLEPLLLALRDWGSRYMAGRTKSTQKATP, encoded by the coding sequence ATGCTCAAGTCCCCCCCCAAAGTTGAATATTCGCTAACGGAATACGGCGCTCAATTGGAGCCTCTATTGCTTGCTTTACGAGACTGGGGCAGCCGTTACATGGCGGGGAGGACTAAGTCTACTCAAAAAGCAACGCCATAG
- the tolR gene encoding protein TolR gives MLRKKTKSSQPIAEINVVPYIDVMLVLLVIFMITAPMLTQGVTVDLPKAASQSLKPTEREPIIVSVNLRGDYFLNINTAPDLPMEPKALMVRVAAELELAKQNNQPVNVLVKGDQGVPYGKVVGAMSLLKQAGAEQVGLLTDSSEAISENQA, from the coding sequence ATGTTAAGAAAAAAAACCAAATCGTCTCAACCGATCGCGGAAATCAATGTGGTGCCCTACATTGACGTCATGCTGGTTTTGCTGGTTATTTTTATGATTACAGCCCCGATGCTCACGCAGGGGGTTACGGTGGATTTGCCCAAGGCTGCAAGTCAGTCACTGAAACCCACGGAGCGTGAACCCATCATCGTGTCGGTGAATTTGCGCGGCGATTATTTTTTAAACATCAACACGGCGCCGGATTTGCCCATGGAGCCCAAAGCACTCATGGTCAGGGTGGCTGCGGAGCTTGAATTGGCTAAACAGAATAACCAGCCTGTTAATGTCCTGGTGAAAGGCGATCAGGGTGTGCCTTATGGCAAAGTCGTGGGCGCCATGTCCTTGCTGAAACAGGCAGGGGCTGAACAGGTGGGTTTATTAACCGATTCGTCTGAGGCCATTTCGGAGAACCAAGCATGA
- a CDS encoding FAD assembly factor SdhE produces MMDAARKAKLTWQCRRGMLELDLLLNQFLNRQLDQLNEEQLAQFEILLQQPDPVLYSWLMGSAPANRDVEDIVRRIQLQDYLK; encoded by the coding sequence ATGATGGACGCAGCCAGAAAAGCAAAACTGACATGGCAATGCCGACGCGGGATGTTGGAACTGGATCTTCTCCTGAACCAATTTCTTAACCGCCAGCTGGACCAGCTGAATGAGGAGCAACTTGCTCAATTTGAAATCTTGCTGCAGCAGCCCGATCCAGTCCTTTACAGCTGGTTAATGGGCAGCGCACCAGCCAATAGGGACGTGGAAGACATTGTCAGACGAATTCAATTACAGGATTACCTTAAATAA
- a CDS encoding S1/P1 nuclease, with protein sequence MKKGVVRFVAMAALAAAGTAYSWNATGHRLVAQIAYHHLKKEARSQYVRYNHGLDSVFKSQSLVNAAPWMDGLRYMNDLWLQPMHYIDIPYSVDGTELIQPDEINAVYAIEKAKRVLKDPKASFFNKGFSLRILLHVVGDIHQPLHAISQFSVQHPQGDMGGNLVILGENSIGPNLHSYWDNGGGFLKTAKLSNKQLNAKAWKIEQRWPCHVNNMTLDAKAWSQESYQLAIAKAYQIKHGEKPSNEYQDMVKETAEQRIALAGCRLAALLNDLM encoded by the coding sequence GTGAAAAAAGGAGTTGTTCGTTTCGTTGCCATGGCTGCGTTGGCGGCTGCCGGCACAGCTTACAGTTGGAATGCGACCGGACACCGTCTGGTCGCTCAGATTGCTTACCATCACCTGAAAAAGGAAGCCCGTTCCCAGTATGTCCGTTACAACCATGGACTGGACAGCGTGTTTAAATCGCAATCGCTGGTGAATGCCGCACCCTGGATGGATGGGCTGCGTTACATGAATGATCTGTGGCTGCAACCCATGCATTACATTGATATTCCTTATTCTGTCGATGGCACTGAACTGATTCAACCCGATGAAATTAATGCGGTTTACGCCATTGAAAAGGCGAAAAGGGTACTTAAAGATCCCAAGGCCAGCTTTTTTAACAAAGGGTTCAGTTTAAGAATTCTTTTGCATGTGGTGGGCGACATCCATCAACCCTTGCACGCCATCAGCCAATTCAGCGTTCAGCATCCGCAGGGGGATATGGGAGGGAATCTGGTTATTCTGGGGGAAAATTCCATAGGCCCTAACCTGCATTCGTATTGGGATAACGGCGGGGGTTTTCTCAAAACAGCCAAATTAAGCAATAAACAACTGAATGCCAAGGCGTGGAAGATTGAACAACGTTGGCCTTGTCATGTGAATAACATGACACTTGATGCCAAGGCCTGGAGCCAGGAGTCTTATCAATTGGCTATTGCCAAGGCGTATCAAATCAAACATGGCGAAAAGCCCAGCAATGAATATCAGGACATGGTGAAGGAAACGGCTGAGCAACGAATCGCTCTGGCCGGCTGTCGTTTGGCCGCCTTGCTTAATGATCTCATGTAA
- the tolQ gene encoding protein TolQ — MGSHASVLGYFLQAGLVVKTVMLILLSASIVSWTLIIQRAWFFNRKKQQCDQFTRRFWDSGDLSKLYADIDSHADDKQGIAAIFHAGFKEYVRARKQGAVVLEPIQRVMQISHAKEAMRLEKHLPFFASVGSISPYIGLFGTVWGIMTSFQALGQAQQATIAMVAPGISEALVATALGLFTAIPAVIAYNRYSTRAGNLLEQYELFQDELVSLIEQQSAVPVRG; from the coding sequence GTGGGTAGCCATGCCAGTGTCTTAGGTTATTTTTTACAAGCCGGTTTGGTAGTTAAAACCGTGATGCTGATTTTACTTTCTGCCTCCATCGTCTCCTGGACATTAATTATCCAGAGAGCATGGTTTTTTAATCGCAAAAAACAGCAGTGCGATCAGTTCACCCGCCGTTTCTGGGATAGCGGCGATTTGAGCAAATTGTATGCTGATATCGATAGCCATGCGGATGACAAACAGGGGATAGCCGCTATTTTCCATGCGGGATTTAAAGAATACGTGCGTGCAAGAAAGCAGGGTGCGGTTGTGCTTGAACCCATCCAGAGGGTGATGCAAATCAGCCATGCCAAGGAAGCGATGCGGCTTGAAAAACACCTGCCGTTTTTTGCCTCCGTCGGCTCTATTTCTCCCTACATCGGCCTGTTTGGCACAGTATGGGGAATCATGACGTCTTTCCAGGCTTTAGGCCAGGCGCAGCAGGCAACCATTGCCATGGTCGCACCCGGTATTTCTGAGGCGCTGGTGGCTACGGCGTTGGGATTGTTTACCGCGATTCCTGCGGTTATTGCCTATAACCGCTACAGCACCCGTGCCGGCAATCTGCTTGAGCAATACGAACTGTTTCAGGATGAACTGGTGTCATTGATTGAACAACAAAGCGCTGTGCCCGTGAGAGGATAA
- a CDS encoding RNA polymerase sigma factor: protein MGLSSGETDYQLIHSALNGNEKAINQLISRYYQKITLQIRLQVHDAAAVNDLVQDVCIKLFRHIRQFDCRSSFTTWLYRIIQNTVKNYYRSRQLMAEREAAVECLPSDTVANPEALLIEFQLGKRLDVLFGRLPLGMQQCFLLHVFGGLSYDEVAAYLKCPLGTVRSRICRTREMLWTGINKPNDKRKH from the coding sequence ATGGGCCTATCATCAGGGGAAACGGATTATCAATTAATTCATAGTGCACTTAATGGCAATGAAAAGGCCATTAACCAACTGATATCCCGCTATTACCAAAAAATTACCCTGCAAATCAGGCTGCAGGTGCACGACGCTGCAGCGGTCAATGATCTGGTACAGGATGTCTGCATTAAATTATTTCGCCATATCCGGCAATTTGACTGCCGATCAAGTTTCACCACCTGGCTCTATCGCATCATTCAAAACACCGTTAAAAACTATTACCGAAGCCGGCAATTAATGGCTGAGCGTGAGGCGGCCGTTGAGTGCCTGCCGTCCGATACGGTGGCCAACCCAGAGGCCCTGTTAATTGAATTTCAATTAGGGAAACGCCTGGATGTCCTGTTTGGCCGGTTGCCTTTGGGCATGCAGCAGTGCTTTCTCCTGCACGTGTTTGGCGGTTTAAGTTATGATGAAGTGGCCGCTTACCTCAAATGTCCGCTGGGTACGGTTCGCTCCCGCATTTGCCGCACCCGCGAGATGCTTTGGACAGGTATTAATAAACCAAATGACAAGAGAAAGCATTAA
- the tolA gene encoding cell envelope integrity protein TolA translates to MRIEQSYRKAFYAALTLHLLLALLLLTESSSKRPVLVNEAKNTPGEMTPIEANAPQKEIVKAVSVNNQEVMETVNRIKEQRAQQIRAEQARQKALAQQAEQAKRARLQEQQRLAKLKEEADKLAIARKKQMEEEQKRLKQLALQKDQEAKRLEELKKKQKELQKQQQEEAAKLAQLQKKKDEEKAKADKLKADQAAAEARKKEEAVKVAAQKAAAEKAAAEKAAAEKAAADAAQAAANRARLAGEVDKYKALIINAIGRQWILPDNVDRGLSSQFRIRLAPDGAVLEVSLIRSSGDPILDRSAQTAIYKASPLPVPTDPATFDIFRDISLTVRPENVRG, encoded by the coding sequence ATGAGGATTGAACAGAGTTACCGCAAAGCGTTTTATGCGGCTCTGACGCTGCATTTATTGTTAGCCCTGTTATTGTTGACGGAGTCGTCCAGCAAACGTCCCGTTCTGGTGAATGAGGCAAAAAATACCCCCGGTGAGATGACCCCGATAGAAGCCAATGCCCCACAAAAAGAAATCGTTAAAGCCGTCAGCGTGAACAACCAGGAAGTCATGGAGACGGTGAATCGTATAAAAGAGCAGCGGGCTCAGCAAATCAGAGCCGAGCAGGCCCGCCAGAAAGCGTTAGCGCAACAGGCCGAACAGGCAAAGCGCGCACGTCTGCAGGAACAGCAGCGTCTTGCCAAATTAAAGGAAGAGGCGGATAAACTCGCCATTGCCAGAAAGAAACAGATGGAAGAAGAGCAAAAACGCTTGAAACAATTGGCTTTGCAAAAGGATCAGGAAGCCAAACGTCTGGAAGAGCTTAAAAAGAAACAGAAAGAACTTCAGAAACAACAACAGGAAGAGGCCGCCAAACTGGCCCAGTTGCAAAAGAAAAAGGATGAGGAAAAAGCGAAAGCCGACAAATTAAAGGCCGATCAGGCGGCAGCTGAAGCGCGGAAAAAGGAAGAGGCCGTGAAAGTGGCGGCACAGAAAGCCGCCGCAGAAAAAGCGGCCGCCGAAAAGGCAGCGGCTGAGAAGGCGGCTGCAGACGCCGCCCAGGCCGCGGCCAATCGAGCACGCCTTGCCGGGGAAGTGGATAAATACAAAGCGCTGATTATCAATGCCATCGGTCGTCAATGGATCCTGCCCGATAATGTCGATCGCGGATTGTCCAGTCAATTCAGAATTCGCTTAGCGCCCGATGGCGCGGTTCTTGAAGTGAGTTTAATCCGCAGCAGCGGCGATCCAATTCTCGATCGCTCTGCACAAACCGCGATTTATAAAGCATCGCCGCTGCCGGTACCGACTGATCCGGCAACGTTTGATATATTTCGCGATATCAGTTTAACCGTACGACCAGAAAACGTGAGGGGATAA
- a CDS encoding 3'-5' exonuclease, translating to MSILVFDIETIPDLEAGRKLYDLQGLSDEDTAKAMFALRRAKVGHDFLPHYLQKIIAISLVINQGNQIKTWSLGDEQSDEKELITRFFSGVDKYSPTLVSWNGCGFDLPVLHYRALLHGVSAPTYWETGDNQQQFRWNNYLNRFHYRHIDLMDILAAYQNKAFAPLDEIASMLNFPGKMGMSGARVFDEYLAGNLKAIRDYCETDVLNTYCVFLRFELMRGVFSQQDYDQALSKLKDYLISETSRPHLQEFLSRMA from the coding sequence ATGAGTATTCTGGTGTTTGATATTGAAACCATTCCCGATCTTGAAGCCGGCCGCAAACTGTACGATTTGCAGGGCCTTTCGGACGAAGACACCGCAAAAGCCATGTTTGCTTTACGACGTGCCAAGGTGGGGCATGATTTTTTACCCCATTATCTGCAAAAAATCATTGCCATTTCCCTGGTCATCAACCAGGGCAACCAAATCAAAACCTGGTCTTTGGGTGACGAACAGTCGGATGAAAAAGAACTCATCACCCGTTTTTTTTCCGGCGTCGATAAATACTCCCCGACCTTAGTCAGCTGGAATGGCTGCGGCTTTGACTTGCCGGTGCTTCATTACCGCGCCCTGTTGCATGGCGTCAGTGCCCCAACGTATTGGGAAACGGGTGATAATCAGCAGCAGTTTCGGTGGAATAATTATCTAAACCGCTTTCATTATCGACACATTGATTTAATGGACATTTTAGCGGCCTATCAGAATAAAGCGTTTGCGCCATTGGATGAGATAGCTTCCATGTTGAATTTCCCAGGGAAAATGGGTATGAGTGGAGCACGGGTTTTTGACGAATATTTAGCCGGCAATTTAAAAGCCATTCGTGACTACTGTGAAACCGATGTCCTTAATACGTATTGTGTTTTTCTTCGTTTTGAACTCATGCGCGGTGTTTTTAGTCAACAGGATTACGATCAGGCCTTGTCAAAACTAAAGGATTATTTAATCAGTGAAACCAGCCGACCACATCTGCAGGAATTTTTGAGCCGTATGGCCTAG
- a CDS encoding transglycosylase SLT domain-containing protein — translation MKLKLFTLSLVLVLAGCATRQPSDVNNVCNIFKQYPGWYRASKDVERRWRVPVPVQMAIIHQESKFDAKATPPRGKLLWVIPWKRPSSAYGYTQALRSTWALYKKSQDGGNFWASRDSFTDGVDFIGWYANQANRRAHIPRYDAYNLYLAYHEGVGGYQRKTYLKKPWLIQVARKVKTRAQIYQAQLSRCSVPASRFWSK, via the coding sequence ATGAAATTAAAGCTGTTTACCCTCTCTTTGGTGTTGGTTTTGGCCGGATGCGCAACCCGTCAGCCTTCGGATGTGAATAACGTTTGCAATATTTTTAAACAGTATCCCGGTTGGTACCGTGCCAGTAAAGACGTTGAACGACGTTGGCGGGTTCCAGTGCCGGTGCAAATGGCCATTATTCATCAAGAGTCCAAATTCGATGCCAAAGCCACGCCGCCCCGCGGTAAATTGTTATGGGTAATTCCCTGGAAGCGTCCTTCCAGTGCCTATGGCTACACCCAGGCTCTGCGTTCAACCTGGGCTTTGTACAAAAAATCGCAGGACGGCGGTAATTTCTGGGCATCCAGAGACAGTTTCACCGATGGGGTGGATTTCATCGGGTGGTATGCTAATCAGGCCAATCGCCGCGCCCATATTCCGCGTTATGATGCTTATAATCTTTACCTGGCTTACCATGAAGGAGTAGGCGGATACCAGCGTAAAACCTACCTTAAAAAGCCCTGGTTGATTCAGGTGGCTCGAAAGGTGAAGACCCGCGCCCAGATTTATCAGGCGCAATTGAGTCGTTGTTCGGTTCCTGCGTCGCGCTTTTGGTCTAAATAA
- a CDS encoding protein YgfX, producing the protein MSDEFNYRITLNKSTHYLYLLVLLNAAASWLLIHSGLPWAVCLPLIIILLIVLALGIRTPYPAGHYREFIHQGGTWHLLSPHATETVARHRLLLHAGLFMLIKFFSEDSQKVLVIFCDQLRPEDFRHLKIIEKVK; encoded by the coding sequence TTGTCAGACGAATTCAATTACAGGATTACCTTAAATAAATCCACCCATTATCTGTACTTGCTGGTGTTGCTCAATGCAGCCGCCTCCTGGCTGCTGATTCATTCGGGGTTGCCATGGGCTGTGTGCTTGCCATTGATAATCATTCTCCTGATAGTACTCGCTCTGGGAATCAGGACACCTTATCCGGCCGGTCATTACCGGGAATTCATTCATCAGGGCGGTACCTGGCACTTGCTCAGTCCTCATGCCACGGAAACAGTGGCCCGGCATCGCCTGCTGCTGCATGCAGGCCTGTTCATGCTGATTAAATTTTTTTCTGAGGACAGCCAAAAGGTACTGGTCATTTTTTGTGATCAGCTTCGTCCAGAGGATTTCAGGCATTTGAAAATCATTGAAAAAGTGAAATAG